CAATTTGTCTTCCCGATGGAAAGATTCATCAATAAGAGCTAAAACTCTTCGTTCATCAAGGCTTCCATCTTCTTATTTGATTCTTGAAGTACCTTTAAAGACTCCATTGCCTTTTGAAGTTCAGGACTATCTTGAACGGCCTTCTTGATATCTTCCTGTGAAATTTGCTGTCCCGTTTTCTGACTTGCTTCCTGTATAGACCTTTGAAAGACCTTGTCCATATCATCCTTTGAACTTAAACTCTCACTACTGCTGTCATCTGCAGAACTTACACTCTCACTACTGCTATCATCCTGAGATTCATTAGTAGTTTCCGTGTTAGAAATTACAGAAGGACCAAGAGGGAGATAAAGCCCTCCTAAAACACCACAATCAGAGATCTTATTCTCATTATCAACATACATATCAATCTCAAAACTCTTATTTAGTTTTTTCGCTCCATAGGAAGTATTATTTATTCGCGTAAGCTCAACGTTTAAGACGGCCTCACCGCGGTGAAGTTCGCGATCTTCAATCTTATTAACAAATAGATCACTTATATACATCGATGAAAGAATATAGTTAGTAGCGGCCACTTTTTCTTCAAGAGAATACTTTGCTTCACCATCAGGTCTTAAAATCTTTTCTACTATTAATCGATTCTCTAAGCGGCCAAGCTTCTCAAAAGTTCTTTTACAAGTTCCAGGCTTCCCCATATAGGCCTTCATCCCCTGAAAGTAGTTATTTAACTCGGTTTTATTGATATTTGTCTTTGTCGATTTAATCTGATTTTGCTGATATTTCATAAACGCTAAAGCTAAGAAACCCAAAAGTCCCGCAGCAATAACTATTTCCATTAAGGTAAAACCATTCTCATTTTTCGTAAATTTAAGCATGGGTATATTTTAGTGGATAAATGGATTTTATGGTAGTAGGTATTTCATGTAGTTTCGGGAACTTGTACAAAAAAGGCCACCTTTCGGTGGCCTTATATATCTATTTTATCTTAGATATTTTTTGCTCATCCTGCGGCAAAAGTGCCCCAACGGGCAGTTTTGAAGCAGAGATGGATGTGATTCAAGAATCAAAGAGCGAAGCTCGCGTGATTCGGTTGTTTACCACAAACAAAAAAGGCCACCTTTCGGTGGCCTTATATATCTATTTTATCTTAGATATTTTTTGCTAACTTTAGCGAAGCTAAAGTGTCGCTTTCTGCTCGCCAACTTTCCCATTGCTCCTGAGGCGAACCGCTCGGGCTTGAACCCTCGCTCTCGGCATCAGTCTCTAGCTAAAGAGATGGGGAGCTGGCATAGCGTCCAATAGTTTGCCCTTGGGCAAACAATGACGCTATTCCTCATTTCCTAGGTTGAAACCCTTAAGAACGTCACCAAGAGTTGCAGACTTAACTACATCTTGTTGCATTCCTTGAGTATCAGAGTTTAGAGCAGACTTGATAGAAAGAGCAATTTTCTTCGCATCTTTATCAAGAGAGATAACCATAGCCTTAACTACGTCACCTTTCTTAACTACGTCTTCTGGCTTCTCAACTCTATCTTCAGATAGTTCAGAGATGTGAACTAGACCTTCAATACCAGTTTCAAGTTCAACGAAAGCACCAAAATCAGTTACTCTAACGATTTGAGCTTCAACGATTGTACCAACTGGAAGTCTTGTTTCAATCTTCTTCCAAGGATCTTCTTTAAGTTGTTTAACACCTAGACAGAATTTTTGGTTTTCTTTATCAACTGAAACTACAGCAGCTTCAATCTCGTCACCAACATTGTATTCTTCGTTTAGGTTGATATTCTTCTTAGTCCAAGAGAAATCAGATACGTGAATTAGTGCATCTACTTCTTCTCCAAGGTCAACGAAGATTCCAAATTCAACAATTGATTTGATTTTTCCGTTAACTTTTGAACCAACAGGGAACTTAGCTTCTAGAGCATCCCATGGGTTTTCTTGAAGTTGCTTGATACCAAGAGAGATTCTCTTGTTTTCTACATCTACTTCTAGAACCTGAGCTTCAACAATTTCACCTACAGTGAAGTGCTTAGTTGGGTTCTTGATAGAGTTTGTCCATGACATTTCAGAAACGTGGATTAGACCTTCGATTCCGTCATCAAGTTCAATGAAGATACCGTAATCTTTAACAGATACGATTTCACCTTTAACTTTAGTTCCTGCAACGTATTTCTCGTTAGCAGTTTCCCATGGATTATCTTGAACTTGCTTAAGACCAAGAGATACTCTTTCTTTTTCTTTATCAAACTTAAGAATCTTAACTTCGATTTCGTCACCAAGAGTTAGGATATTAGATGGGTGCTTAACACGTCCCCATGACATATCAGTGATGTGTAGAAGACCGTCAATTCCACCTAGATCGATGAATGCACCGTAATCAGTGATGTTTTTAACGATACCCTTAACAACCATTCCTTCTTCAATTTGAGAAAGAACTTCACCACGTAGCTTACCTCTTTCTTCTTGAAGAATAGCTCTTCTAGAAAGAACGATGTTTCCACGTTTCTTGTTGAATTTAATAACTTTGAATTCCATCTTTTTACCGATGTACTTATCAAGGTTTCTAGTAGGTCTAACATCAATTTGTGAACCTGGTAAGAATGCCTTAACACCGATATCAACAGAAAGACCACCCTTAACTTTTGCAACAACAGTACCAGTAACTGGAGTACCATCTTCACAAGCTTCAGAAATTTTATCCCAAGCTTTAAGGATTTGAGCTTTGTCCATTGAAAGAACAAGGTTTCCTAGGTGTGACTCTAGCTTATCTAAATAAACTTCAATTTCGTCACCCATAGATACTTTTAGAGAACCATCGTAGTTAGTGAATTCTCTTTTTGGAACTAGTCCTTCTTGCTTGTAACCAATGTCAACAAGAACATAGTCTGGTGAAATGTTAACAACTTTACCCTTGAAAACTTCACCTTCTGTGAAAGTTGGAGTTTCTGTCGAATCTAATAGTTTCGAAAACTCTGTCTCTTCCTTTGTCTCGATGTCTTCACCAAGAACAACTTCGTAATCTTGCATCCAAGATTGTTTTAGATTGTTTAAATCTGTCATAATTTACCTCACGGCAGACAACTGAAAGTGTCCAATCAGCGTCTTAATTTTGATATCTAAAGGCAAAGCCTTTAGCGCAAATCTCTTCTACTGAAGACAATTTACATTTTTTGATTTTGCGCATCTTATGATTTTTGGGACTCTACGTCAACAATAAAACCTATTAATTATAGAATCTTATACGTTTATTAAGGTGCTTTTCGTAGAGTTTGAATAAATTGTATTTATAGCCATCAATACCGTGCTCATTCCATAATTCATCACGAGAATTAAAACACGCCTGCTTATACTCTTTATTCTTTAAGACGATCTCTTTCACCTTGGATCTAAGCTCTCTTGCATCTCCTTGTCGATAAGTTTCAAGGGAGCCATGATAAATTCGATGAAGTTCCTGAGTTGTGGCATTACGCGGCACAACAGTTGGAATTCCTTTTAAGATGGCCAAGAGTGCATAATCTTCAATTGGTGACTTTGAAGTATATGATATCCAAATATCAGAGCGTACATTGTAAATATCATCGGCCTCATGAAACTCGACATAATTCTCAAGCTTATATTCTGCAATTTTTTCCTGAAGCGGCTTATAAAGTATATTTCTTTTCCATTTACGATTAGAGAAAATATGTAATTTAAAGCGCTTTGGCATTGTGCTGTCGAGATTTAAGGCCCATAAACTTTCAAGACAGACAGTTAAGTCATTTAATTCAACTTCATGATCATTAACCCAGCAAGATAAGTGTGTTAGGCTTTCCTCATCGAAAGTATACTTCTGATCAAAGTTAATTTTATCGACACCAAGACCTGAAGAATAAATCTTTCTTACGGGAACATCCATATGAGCATTGATTGACTCTATCATCTCTCTAAAAGGAATGAAGATCAGATCGATCCTTTTAATTAATGGACGATACCAGAACTGCTTGTAAAACTTCTTCATTTCAAAATTAATTGTAAAGAATAAGGCAGTGAGGTTTCTCTTTCTTAAATAAGAGGCTAAAGGCCAAAGAAAGTTTAATTGATAGCAGTGAACAATATTAATATCGTATCTTTTGATGATACCTCTAAGTTTATTTAACTTATACCAATTCCAGACACGAAGCTTTGTTGTCCCTGTATGAAAAATACAATCAATCCCCGCCTTCTTACATTCACGATGTAGAAACGAGTCTTTTAAACAGTATAGAAAAATATTATGCCCAATTTCTTTTAGCAGTAAGCAATCTCTAATGAGCATTCTCTCTCTAGAGCCAGAGTTATACGTAGGTGATACGTAGAGAATATTTTGTTGTTTTCTAAAGATATTAATCATCATTATTTCTTATATTCACCTTTCTTATGACTAATAAGCTCACCTTTTACAGCACCTATTTTAATTTTAGCGGCAAATTTTAGAAGCATTCGACTCTCATCAGTTGAGAACCAAAAGTTAATATCTCCAGACTTTTTCAAAACACCAGGAAACTGAGTTTGTGCTGTTATTCGATAAGCCTGAAACTTCTTATTCATGACTTCGACTTCTTCTACATTATCCACTTCTGCTTTTAAGATCCAAACCTTCCCTCTTGTTACAATTGGGAATTCAAATTTTGAACCAATTTTCATTGGTAGCCCGCGCAGGAAATATAATGCAGAGAAAGAGTCAGTAAAATAACGTGGTAAGTATTCTTGAATTTTTTTATTCTTAGTCTTTCCATCTTTTAAGCGATGATAAAAGAAATAAGTCTTTAACTTATCATGATCAAATAATTGTAGATCATCAACAAGCTGACCAGACTCTCTTTGCTTCATTTCATACTTAAGAGGTGAAAAGCCACCTTTTTCAATATCAACATAAACATCGAGTGTATCTTTTAACTTATAAATACCTTCAAAGTATTCTGCAGATTCTAAAAGCCCATTAACATGGAGAACTTCTTTACCACCCATTGTCGCCATTGGCATTGTTCTAATGGTTGCTGTGCCTGCTTTAAAAATTGACCACCCAATTTCAAACTTAAATTCTTCTCCAATTAAATACATTGGACGATAAGACTTCCAATACTCTTTAGACTTTTCATCAATCGCAATATATTGCTCAGGATAATCATCAAGAGTCTGAGGGTTTATAATTTTTTCTTCTTTTTTCTCTATCTTCTTTTTGGTTACTTTTTCTTTAAGCTTCTTCTCTTTGGCCTTTTCTTTTTTGACGATTTCTTTTTCTTCTTTAGTTGGCTCTTGAGTTGCTGACTTCAATGATGGTTCGGCAACAGGATTTTCTGTTTTAAACTTTTCTAAGGTTTCACGGTCACCATTTTCAAAGATCTCAACGAGATCTTTTTCATCACTCTCACCTTGCATAAGTGCCCCAGCACAACTAACAAGTAATAGAAAAAGTATGATTGAAAGAAGTTTATTCAACTTGCCCCCTAGAGTCTCTAATAACAGAATTAATTCTTTGTTTTACCAATTCCTCACCCTTTAGAAATTCAATTCCAATTTGTAAGTAATGGATGCGCTCACTACTTGAACACCTCTTCATTTTAACAATATCTTTTTCTGTTGTAAGAATGATGGCATCCTTTTCTTCCGCTAAGGACACTAAGCTTTCTAACTCACTGACTTTATATAGGTGATGGTCAGGAAAATTAAAATCATCAACTATATTGGCGTTTAGCTGTTTAACTAACTTTAAAAAAGACTGTGGTGAAGCTAACCCAGATACACAAATAACATTCTTTCCATTTAATTCATCAAGAGCAATATCTTCTTCATGTAAGAGGTTTCTAATCGCCCCCGGTGCATACTTAAACTGACCACTTGGTGTATCTTTCTTACAGTGAGTAAGGACAAACTTTTCCAATTCATCTAATTCACTTCTATCAACCAAATCAGCTCGTCCAAATAAGACGACATCTGCTTCCTTAAGAGCACTTAGTCCCTCTCTAAGATATCCCCTAGGTGGACAATGATATTTTGAAATCGGTAAAAGAGAGTCAAATAGTACGATATTTAAATCACGCTCTATTTTTAAATGTTGGAACCCATCATCAAGTAGGACGATATCGGCCTTCTCTTCTTCATAGTAGCGTCTTAGATTATCTCTACGGTCAGCTCCAACAACAACACTAGCATTCTTTAAGTTTCGACTTAAGACTAGGGCCTCATCTCCAAAAACAAATGGGTTTTCAGATATTTTCTTTCCCGTCTTAATAATTCCGCTAGAGTTTTCAAGCTCGCCTTTATAGCCTCTTGTTAGAACCATTGTCTTTTTTTCTAGTGAGTCATTTAGATAATTCCCTATCCATAAAGTGAATGGTGTTTTACCTGTTCCACCAAGAGATAGGTTTCCAATACTAATAATAGGCACTTCAAACTTTGAAGAATTAAAAACTCCCATCTTAAACGCGAAACGACGAAGACGATAGATCCATTCCCACAAGAAACTTACTGGAGTAAGAAGCTGGGATAGCATGTTGAAAACTTTTACATTTAACTGACTCATGAGTCTTTTTTCCTATTATCCTTCAGGGTAAGCTTGCTTAAGCTTATCAATCAAATACTGAGAGATCTCAATATCCTCTCCCTCAGTTAATTCTTTTACTTTCTTGAGTTCATTAATAACAAACTCATAACGTTCTTTATTTTCAAATAACTCTTTTGCCTTCCTCTCTAAATTATAATGGCCAAAAGCATCTCCTAATAACTCAGGATAGACATCATGTCCGAGAATGAGATTAGGTATTGAAACAAAACCCTTATATTTTACGATATTCTCAGCAATAAAAGTATTGAGTAAATTTAAATCATAAGAAATAACACTTGGTACACCATATAAGGCAAGTGAGAGATTTACCGTACCACTAGTTGCAAAAGAAAAATCTGCTTCTTTTAAAGCTTCATCTAGTTGATCATCACGATAAATTTTATCAAACTCACCTTCAAAACGAGAGAAGAGTTCATTATCAACAGAGCTTGCCTTAACAATAGTTAAGTTAAAATTATATTTCTTTTTAAGATTTCTTACGGCCTTTATGAATTCTGGAAGCATAAATTCAATTTCAAACCGACGACTACCAGGAAGAAGAAGTAAGTTAAATTCTTCGTTCTTAAAGTCTACACTTCTGCGTGTAAAATCTTTAAGAAGCGGCTTTGTCTTTTTCAAAAGAGGATGCTCAATTGTAATGGCCTTACTTACACCACGATCCATAAACCACTTTTTTTCAAAGGGTAAGATGCAAAAAAGCGTATCAACAGATTGTTGGAGATACTTCGTTCTCCATTCTTTCCAAACCCATGCCTGAGGTGCAACATAATAGAGAACTTTTACACCTAATTTCTCAAGTTTCATTGCTAACTTTAGATTAAAGGTTTGAAAATCAATCAGTATAGCAACCTTAGTATCTCTCTTCTTTACTTCATCGATAAGATGACGATATGCCTTGTAGTAAAAAGGAACCTTTCGTATTGCTTCAGTGACTCCCCAAGTTGAGAAGTCCTTTAATTCGTATAGTAGTTCAACGCCAGACTCTTTCATCTGACTACCGCCTACTCCATAGAAATGGATATCCGAAGCCCCTTCTTTAAGGGACGGAAGAAATGTCATTGCATGTTCTTCACCAGATTTCTCACCAGCAATAATTAGACAGCTTTTCAAACTAAGTTAACCTCTTTGTTTTCATTCAATGAAGTATTTACGGCAGCAATTAATTCCATTGCAGCAATCCCATCATCAATTGTTACAAATTCTTCAATATTATTTGTAATTGAATTATAGAATTTTTCTTGCTCAATATAGAGATGATCTCTCTTCTCATAGTCAAACTCGTGAATTTCTTGTTCACTATCAGATTTAATATCTTTTGAATAAGAAACTTTATTATTTAGAAGATCGACTCTTAAGATTCCATTAGCTGAATTTAGCTGAACACTTCGCTCTGTCTTTACATCATTTCGAGAGTTCTCAATTGTTACAACAGAATGACCGTAATTTAATAGTGCTTTAACATGATCAAATTTATCAGTGAGAACCTTCATTCCATAAGCTCTAATTGACTTAGGCTTACCAAATAACATCAGAGCAAGATCGAGATCATGAATCATCAAGTCCTCAACAACTCCAACATCTGCGGCCCTTCCTTTAAAAGGAGAATTTCTTACAATAGTTGCGACGCTATTATTTTTAACGATCTCACTAAACTCTTCTAATCTCTCCCAAACCTGGTGACATCTTTCACTATGTCCAACTTGTAACTTAACACCCGCTTTAGAAGCTAGTTCTTTTAATTCCTTAGCTTCTTCAACTGTTACCGTTACAGGTTTTTCACAAAAAACATGTTTTCCATTTTCAAGGAGGCCTTTAGCTATTTCATAGTGATAACTTGTAGGTGTTGCAATAACAGCAGCATCAATCTCATTCATCACTTCTTTGATATCTGAAACAATTTTGGTTTCTGGATATTTTTCCTGTGCTTTTTTCTGATTCGGCTCATAAGGCTCTACAATAGCAATCAGTTCACATCCATCTAATTGATGGGCCTTCTGAGCATGCCACTGTCCGAGGTGACCAAATCCAATTGAAGCAACTTTTACTTTTGTCATAATTAAAACCTAGTTCTTAAGTTAAAAATGGTGCAATTCCCATTTTCGTCGAAATAATATGTTCTTTAATTTGTGCAATAATTTCATTATTCGCATATGGCTTCATAAGCTCTTCTGTTTCAACAAATGTACGAGGAGAATACGTAGAAGCTTCCATATCACGGAAGAAATCAACGATTTCTGAAATAGCATTTCTTTCTACTCCAGCACGACGAAGACCAATAATATTGATTCCACGAAGCTTTGCGCGATTTCCATAAGCAGTACAATAAAGAGGAATATCTTTATCAATTGCAGAAGCACCACCGATATATGCTCCCTCTGCAACTTTAACAAATTGTGAAATATTTGTTCCACCACCAATAATAACTTTATTACCGACTTTTACGTGACCTGCGAGGTTTGTCGAGTTGGCCATGATTACTCGATCCCCAACAACTACATCGTGACCCAGGTGAACTTTTGCCATAAGAAGACAATTACTACCTAGAGATGTTTTTTGGCGATCCTTCATCGTTCCACGGTGAATTGAGACATATTCTCTCATTACATTATTATCACCAATTTCAACTTCTGTTGGATCTTCTTTATAAGTTAAGTCTTGTGGTTCTTCACCAATAGAGCAAAATTGATAAAACTTATTATTGTCACCAATTTTAGTATGACCATTTATAATAACGTGATTTCTAATTTCACAGTTTTTTCCAATCTTTACATTTGGACCAATAATGCAATATGCACCTATTGTTGTCCCCTCTCCAATTTCTGCTCCTTCAGAAATAAGTGCAGTCGGATGGAATCTTTCATTCATATCACTCATAATGAGCTCCTTGCTTGTTATTCTTTAACTTTAAAAGTTGCTAAGACCTGACACTGGCTCATTAATTCTCCATTGTGAAAAATCTTACAATCATTTTGTAAAAACCCTGTTCGCATTTTTGTACAAACAGTCTCAATTTCTAATCTCATCCCTGGATAGACAGGCTTTCTAAATTTTGCACCCTCAATTGATAATAGCGCAACTTCGAAGTCACCTTCTTCTAAATTTTTATAATAAAGTTTTAACTGGAATGAAGTGAACTGGGCCATCATTTCAACTTGAACAACACCTGGAAGAATAGGATTTCCAGGGAAGTGACCAGCAAAAATTGGATGGTCTTCTCTCGTTGTATAATTTCCTTTAACAACAGCACCAACTAGATCTTTGATATCATTGACCTCACCAGTCGCTTCAACACTTGTAATTTCATCAACAAATAAAAACGGTTCCCTGTGAGGGAGAATTTTCATTACTTCTTCTTTGCTTAAATGCATAACCTTACCTACCTTTTAATATTCTTTCTAATAAAGGCAATTGATCTTAAAAATTCACGCATTGGCCTTGCAGGATAACCTCCAACAGTTTCCTGCGCGGCCACATTACCGATAACAGTTGATCCACCAGAGATCTGAGCGGCCATTCCTACTTCTAAGTTGTCAGCGACAGCAGACTTACCACCAAAGACAGCATAATCACCTATCTTTGTACTTCCACCGATTGCAACCTGTCCGCACAGAATTACACCTTTCCCAAGTTGAACATTATGACCAACTTGAACATGATTATCTATTTTAGTTCCACTTCCAATACGTGTCGGTGTAAATGTTCCTTGATCCACACAAGAATTCGCACCGATTTCCACATCGTCACCAATAAGAACTCCACCGAAGTGCCAGATTTTATGATGAACGCCTTGATGGAAATTATAACCAAAGCCATCACTACCAATAGTAGTTCCTCCATGGATTCGACAATTCTTTCCAATGACAGTTTCGGGATAAATTGTCACATTTGAATAAAGAGTCGTTCCCTGAGAGATTTTAACATTTGGCATAATCACGCAACCAGGCATGATAAAACAATCGCTTTCAATTTCGACATTTTCGCCGATGAAAACACCTTCAGCAATTTTTACAGAAGGGTGAATCTTAGCACTTCCATCTTTTCTACCATCAAGCTCAAAAGCAATACTACCTCTTTGCTTTTCATAGAAAACCTTTGATGCTTTTGTAATTGAAATTGGAATATTACTAGAAGTTAACAGAGCAAGTGTATTATTTGAGAGAGACTCTCTATCTTCTTGGTCTAATTCTTCATAAAGCTTTTCATCGATAATAATTACAATTTTATTTTCGACTTTGGCCTGTTGATATTTTTTAAAGAACTTTTTATTTCCTAAAAATAAGACCTCTTCATCATTAATTTCCTCAATTGAAGAAATACTATTCAAAGATAAATCTTTATTTCCTGCTAATAACTTTAAATCTGAATCATTTTTGATGAGGCTTTCAAGACTAACTTTCACTTTTTACCTCCTCCTTTAAAACGACAAAAGGGAATACATGAAGTATTCCCTTAAAAGAGTCTATATCAGTAAAAAATTACTTATGTTTCTTATCGTAAGCTGTAATAACATCATTTGTGATGTCAGTAACTTTCTTAATGTAAAGAATTGGAGTTGTTGATGTTTCATATGTCCAATCAAGACCTTTCTTTTTAGAAACTTCTTCAACAACAGCTTTAATTTTATTTAAGATAGGACCTTTTGCACTTTGTTCCATCTTAGCAAGCTCACCCTGATACTTTTGCATTTTTTGTTGAAAAGTGAAGAATTTCTTTTGAAGCTCCTGACCTTTCTTCTGCTTTGTTTTCTCATTCATAACAAGAGCTTGTTTCTCAAACTTCTCTTTCTCTTTTACTAGAGATTCTTCTTCTTTCTTAAGTTCGGCTTGCTTCTTATCGATTTCTTTTTGCAGCTTGTCCTTAATTTGCTTTGACTCTTTAACAGATAGTAGAACTTTTTGAACATCAACTCGCCCAATATTCATCGCACTTGCAGTTAAAGAAGAAAAAAGTAATCCAACCATTAATAAGTTTTTCATATCGTCTCCTTACGAATTAGAATAATTGCCCAATATCAAAATGGAATTTTGTCCCGCCGTTCATGTCCTCATCAGGGTTGATAGGAATACCCCACTCAAACCTTAGTACACCAATTGGTGAGAACCAACGGAAACCAAACCCATAATCCATATATATTTTATCAACATTGTTGAAATCAGCAGCAGTACCAGCATCAAAGAAAGTAACAAACTTAAGTCCCGCTTCTTTTGCTAGAGGATGCTCTAACTCAAGAGTTGTAAATGCCGTAAATGGAGCACCAATATTAAACTCTTCATCTTCACCATCTGAGTTCTTTGCCGTCTCCTTAGGTCCAATATCTTCGATATCGTACCCTCTTAAGTTTCTTGCACCACCAAGTGAGAATTTCTCATTTCGTGGAATTGGAACACCCTTGTCT
This sequence is a window from Halobacteriovorax vibrionivorans. Protein-coding genes within it:
- the lpxD gene encoding UDP-3-O-(3-hydroxymyristoyl)glucosamine N-acyltransferase, with product MKVSLESLIKNDSDLKLLAGNKDLSLNSISSIEEINDEEVLFLGNKKFFKKYQQAKVENKIVIIIDEKLYEELDQEDRESLSNNTLALLTSSNIPISITKASKVFYEKQRGSIAFELDGRKDGSAKIHPSVKIAEGVFIGENVEIESDCFIMPGCVIMPNVKISQGTTLYSNVTIYPETVIGKNCRIHGGTTIGSDGFGYNFHQGVHHKIWHFGGVLIGDDVEIGANSCVDQGTFTPTRIGSGTKIDNHVQVGHNVQLGKGVILCGQVAIGGSTKIGDYAVFGGKSAVADNLEVGMAAQISGGSTVIGNVAAQETVGGYPARPMREFLRSIAFIRKNIKR
- a CDS encoding OmpH family outer membrane protein; its protein translation is MKNLLMVGLLFSSLTASAMNIGRVDVQKVLLSVKESKQIKDKLQKEIDKKQAELKKEEESLVKEKEKFEKQALVMNEKTKQKKGQELQKKFFTFQQKMQKYQGELAKMEQSAKGPILNKIKAVVEEVSKKKGLDWTYETSTTPILYIKKVTDITNDVITAYDKKHK